The Chitinophagales bacterium region TTAAACCATTAAATGGCAATTTATAATCTTCAGCTGGAATTCTGATATATATACTATCTCCAATTTCTTGCCAATCATTACTTTCGGGAATCAAAGCTGTTGGTAAACCAATATTTGCATAGTTATTATAATTAAGATTGTATCTAAACCAGGAGATAAGTTCGGATTGAAGTACTTTATCAACTTCAATCTTGTCTATATCGATATCACTAAGATCAAACCCCATGATATCAGCAACATTGTCTTTATATACCATGTCTCCAGTTTCTGTACCACCAATAGTTTGATGTGCCCAGGGACCAATTACAAGTTTTTGCAGACCTTTATTTTTTCCTTGAATATTTTCTCTCATTTTACGCCAGGTATCTATCTGTCCATCAGTAAAAATATCCCACCAACCTGACAAGTGATAGGCAGGAACATCCATATTGGTATATCTTGAATAATTAAGATTGGGAAGGGGTTCTTGAATGCCTTCGTATCCATTTGGATTAAGTGCACCCACAACAGATTCTCCTTGGGCATTTACAGGAGCAAAACTTGCATCCATTTCAGTACGACCGGGTGAATTGGGGTAATAACCAGCAGGGCCGAGACCATTACCATCACCAGATTCATACCGAACACTTATAAAGTGATCAATTGCCAGGTTAGCTGCATCAAATTTATTGGGAAGCCCGTAGTCAAATGGAGTATGTAAATCATTAAACTCGTCATTGTCAAATTGAATAGAATCATCTTCTACATCAAAAATTTGACCTCTTATCCATCCTGTAACAATTCTTTCCCTTAAAACACCATTTTGAAAGCCTGTATATTTGTAATGTTCATTTGTGGCTACAATTGGCAATAAACATTTTAAGCCAGCAGTATCTGGATTAATAGGATGCGCTGCAGCTGCTTGGTATTGGGTATTCCCAAGGGCTGATGCCCCAAACATCCCAACACTTCCATTGCAAAATTTAAATGTATCCATAACACCATCCCTGTCCACATCGTAAAACCTCTCCAGATCATTCAAAATGTATTGAATACTCCAGTATCCGTCTTCATGTTTGTTGCCATTTCTTTTGTCGGCTAAGTCTGTACGGTCCAAAACATGCCCATAATTGTTGTGATAGGCATTTTTATTCCACCCGTCAGAAAGCATAGGCATATAAACTCCCTCTGAAGAATAGCGCCCGCGCATATCCTGTAAAGCATAGGCATAACCCATAATGGAAATAATCCTGCCTGTAATATCTCCTTTTTTGTTATAAGGTGTTCTTGTGAAGATAAAAGGCAACTGGTAAGCATTTCTATCTTCAACCGAATCTACTGGTTGCCCATTGAAATCCTCATAAATAAACAATTGTGTACCGCGCTTGATTACTTCAAATGTAACAACAGGGTCTAAATCAGGAATTGGCAATGGAAATTCTGAAGCTTCAAAGCTTACAGTAAGGCAATCCTGCAATACAGGCACAAAGACATCAGTCTTTAAAACAGTGCCATCCGGCATCACAACATCCTTGGTAATAATTGTAGAAAATTCCTCGATATTATCGAGTTGTCCGTTAAGGTTGACTTGGGCTGTAGAGTTGTTAAGACATAATAAAACACAGCAAATCCAAATCAACAGGTTTTTTGTTTGGTTCATTTCACCTTTGGTTTGAGTTATTAGTAAATAAAGTAAAAAGGGCAAACCCTTTTTTTTAGAAAAATGAAGTTAACAGTTTTTTAACTAAAATTTAACTAAATAAAAATCATGCTAAAGATCAATGGGCTTTTTTATTAGTTTTAGCAAAAAAAATCATGCAATCATTTTTCCTTCTTGGCTGTGAAGATGACAGAGCAGTTGCTAACAATAATGGACGAATTGGGGCAGCAAAAGGACCGGAAATATTTCAA contains the following coding sequences:
- a CDS encoding CocE/NonD family hydrolase; its protein translation is MNQTKNLLIWICCVLLCLNNSTAQVNLNGQLDNIEEFSTIITKDVVMPDGTVLKTDVFVPVLQDCLTVSFEASEFPLPIPDLDPVVTFEVIKRGTQLFIYEDFNGQPVDSVEDRNAYQLPFIFTRTPYNKKGDITGRIISIMGYAYALQDMRGRYSSEGVYMPMLSDGWNKNAYHNNYGHVLDRTDLADKRNGNKHEDGYWSIQYILNDLERFYDVDRDGVMDTFKFCNGSVGMFGASALGNTQYQAAAAHPINPDTAGLKCLLPIVATNEHYKYTGFQNGVLRERIVTGWIRGQIFDVEDDSIQFDNDEFNDLHTPFDYGLPNKFDAANLAIDHFISVRYESGDGNGLGPAGYYPNSPGRTEMDASFAPVNAQGESVVGALNPNGYEGIQEPLPNLNYSRYTNMDVPAYHLSGWWDIFTDGQIDTWRKMRENIQGKNKGLQKLVIGPWAHQTIGGTETGDMVYKDNVADIMGFDLSDIDIDKIEVDKVLQSELISWFRYNLNYNNYANIGLPTALIPESNDWQEIGDSIYIRIPAEDYKLPFNGLINLLIGEGELPGVPIELNIKGNIQNISYDVPAFDEPLLPEFTGSEITSAIDSVDYESIADVRFYVVGPNNDGNADNEALGNYWFHTDTFPIVNNIEWRDMYLHKNGDLNTTSPTENEGYSIYIHDPDSPVKTHGGGNMIVSTPDGDRDSQGQMNLADPRYSPYTLNHPGVVQYSYEVTQDSMCIIGFPNATVYAKTNPGGKVSGPTDTDFFVRILDVYPDGREYFVVEGCVNARGRDYARQLLEGPEDPNIPFTNIEIGQIYEYRFGLMPIAYTWGKGHKIKVLISSSNHNRYQVNPNLPIEEGEFFRRQPNDGKTYVYQGEEMEPRIAVQRIAHSPEYPTKITLPVYNKNYTNIVDNVYNSDFELDAMIYPNPSSNMVNIYMNASEEYTLIINDLMGKVVYESRFSDNTNLDVSNFDKGMYLVDIRDTRNPEQRVMRKIIVQ